GGTCCTACCTTATCATGTTTCCAACAGAATACATAAATCCAGCAGTAAGATTATCAAAGCACCGTCGTTAGGCGCAATGGTGACACTTACTGCTGACACTCAAGCATTCTCTTATCTTGGTGCAGCCggacgtgatgtgtgtgtgtgtgtgtgtgtgtgagtaattcacctcttggtctgctgctggtctctctcgagacagccagccgttcccctacgaaagagcacagagctcataccgatctttgggtaggactgagaccactcacacacaacacaccgcgacaacgaggtcacaacgcCATTACCCTCCTAGAGTGAGATTGGAGTTCACAAGTGACGGATTTCTAGACGCTAGGTACGATTGGAACCTAGCtcatagctacacacacacacacacagtctggcgTCGAGGCTCGTCCCCTTAATTTAGTCCGTCCGCTTTATTCACATACACACAGGGGTGGATGAATTTCGGATCGGTACCGTTTTTATTGTCAATTGCTTGTCATActaggggtgcaggttgtctcatttatcacatttaccgacacacaaggcccgggtgcaggttgtctcatttatcacatttaccgacacacaaggcccgggtgcaggttgtctcatttgtcacatttaccgacacacaatTCCCgagtgcaggttgtctcatttgtcacatttaccgacacacaaggcccgggtgcaggttgtctcatttgtcacatttaccgacacacaatTCCCgagtgcaggttgtctcatttgtcacatttaccgacacacaaggcccgggtgcaggttgtctcatttatcacatttaccgacacacaaggcccgggtgcaggttgtctcatttatcaccttTACCGACACACATGGCcctggtgcaggttgtctcatttgtcacatttaccgacacacaaggcccgggtgcaggttgtctcatttatcacatttaccgacacacaaggcccgggtgcaggttgtctcatttgtcacatttaccgacacacaaggcccgggtgcaggttgtctcatttatcacatttaccgacacacaaggCCCGTGTGCaagttgtctcatttatcacatttaccgacacacaaggcccgggtgcaggttgtctcatttgtcacatttaccgacatacaaggcccgggtgcaggttgtctcatttatcacatttaccgacacacaaggcccgggtgcaggttgtctcatttgtcacatttaccgacatacaaggcccgggtgcaggttatctcatttatcacatttaccgacatacaagggccgggtgcaggttatctcattaatcacatttaccgacatacaaggggtggcaaactttcatatttcaagcatttctcaaattcaaaacatacgtcatcattaacttttataaaaataaaaataatcttGGGTTGGAaaatatcggtaaatgtgataaataaaatCTGCACCCctcgtatgtcggtaaatgtgataagtgagataacctgcagcCCTTGTTTGACAAGCAGTCGTGCCTACCACCCTTGTGTAAACAAAGCGGACGGACTAAAACAAGGGTACGAGACTCGACGCCACACCGGGAGGCGGGACATAATAACTCCGGTGGACAGGAGACTGGGAAAAAACCCGTGACTCCTGCAGTATggagatccgtgtgtgtgtgtgtgtgtgtgtgtgtgtgtgatgaataatCGCGCAACGAGTATCTATTATATTGATGCGTACTACATAGGGTTACTGTGACTTCATTGTTATAGTCCGACGGAGTGAACAGATTGGTAGTTGGTACGCTATTCACGAGTCATGGCCGGACAAAAAGATTATTATTACTTGCTTTTAATCGCCTTAATTTTGACGAACactttttcacagtaaaggaccTCGTGGCGGACTGAAAGTCGAATAaaacatgaataaagaaaaattgcCGCGACATGCAGTGTCTACGAAGCAAGTGAATCTAACTATAATCTTTAGTAAGGTAAAGATGtgtaaaaaaaatctctctctctctctctctctctctctctctctctctctctctctctctctctctctctctctctctctctctctcgtctgtgtgtgtgtgtgtgtgtgtgtgtgtgtgtgtgtgtgtgtttcctcgcaACTGCATGTATGGGTTACGTATGGTGTCTTTTGATTCCTGCGAGTCTCATAAAAATTAGGATGTTTAAAAACTAGAAACAAGCCAATATCTgctgtgtgtgattgtgtgtgtgtgtgtgtgtgtgtgtgtgtgtgtgtgcgcaatacAGTACGTGAAAATTCTCGAAAATAGATTTCATATCGGCTTCAACTTAAGGCAAAACAATGGGCAAGAAAGACGACTCTTTATGATGGCAAACTTTGTCAagggtttttgttttttgtcagtCCGCGGCGGCGAGGCCGGGCGGGAGGGGCGCCGCTCCAGGATTGTTGCTGCAGCTATTGATCCACCTCGGTATGGCTTCTTGGACTCACTTCTCATGCAAAGAAAGACACAGCTTCCTCAAATGTAACACTACTTGTTATTTTCAGTAACCGCCCATTATCGAGGAGAACATGTGTTACAAGTCGCAAAATTTCGGACCAAGGAACAGcacaggagaaggagggtgagatgCGGCGGAGTTTAGTAAGGGTTTGGTGTGACGGGCTGAAGTAGTCGAGGGTAGCTATTCTTACCTGTCGAGGCGGCGAGGAAGCCCTTGGCAGCGGCGCGAGGCTCAGCAGCCCACCTGCTGCCCCGCCACGCGCCGCACTGCCACCTgtcgcctgctgctgctgctgcctgccTGCCGTGCCGCCTGctgcctgccccgccccgcccagcccagcccagcGCTAACACGGCAGGCATGCACTGCCACTCATCATCAAAATGTTGCATGTTGGTCAGTGTCATTTATGGAGGTATTCTACCTCCAGTTATTTCTATCCCTCAATGGTGTCAATGCTTGTTTGACGTGTGATCGCTGTATTCTGTatgtaggaacacacacacacacacacacacacatatatatatatatatatatatatatatatatatatatatatatatatatatatatatatatatatatatatatatatatatatatagatggccTCCGTAATATgtgtaggtgttggtgtgggCGTCGCGGCATTGACAGCAgtggacagcagcagcagcacgtgGGAGGCAGCGGAGCGTGAAGACTCGTGGATGGGCGGGAGTAGAGACCCTTGAAGCAGGGACTGCCTTGAAGGGTCTCAAGGCGGGAGTGGTTAGTATGCATCACACCTGTAGGTGTTGCTAGGCCAGCCCCTCCAACATCAATGCCAGACCGCGACCTATATCTTGATTCGGCAACCTTTCCTACATTCATAATCATATTACCTTATGCCCTCATATAAGACTCATACAGAAATTGAAAATGTTACTAAGCCAACTAATTGTTTTTTTATATCATATCATCATGCAGACCAATTTCATTCAATgatttccaacttttcctcatcATGATGATGTTCATGTTCAATGTGATGGCATGGATAACAGTAACTTTGGTTGTGTACACTTCATGCAAGAGTAGACCTCCTCTCTGAGTACCACATTGTTAATAACTTTACAATGGTACGTCTCCTTACCCACTTGCCTTTCTCTTGTGAAGAACTACACGTTCTACTTGAAGCACTTCACATTTTCACTATTTCGCAAAATATGGCGCGTCTGCGATTACAACCGGGATACAATAATAATTATCATGAACTAAGATGATATTCCTCGCCACAAGGTGATGATTTAGTATAAAATTGTTTAACTACCAGCAAAAAGGGCCAGCgggtcggagatgagcaccgcagccacgcgcagctatagcgtatgcacccacctttaccttacctttaataCGTGCCATATTACAGATGATCTCGCATCCAGTGGGCGTCTTCTTCAGTGGACGGTAATTATGACGGTCTTGCACAACTTTACAAGCCCCTATGAAATAAAACACGGACAACTTCATAGCAAGAGTAAACTATCTGGTAATCTTGCATGAATTTGGTGACAATATGTTACtccaacacagacagacaatgagGGATATAGCCTAATAACACCTAACTCAAAGCGGAAGATAATTATAAAGGTCTATTCTGGCATTATTAATAAGCCCAGTACGTGCTAATGGAAGCACAACCACCCTCACCAACAGTTGTCCTACGAGATTATAAAAGTCTGCAGGCTCCCCGATTAGCTATTAAAGCAGTTTATTAAAAGTCTTTACCCGCTAGACCCCCTGTGGCCCCGATATGTAGTGTATAAAGCAATGTTTTTTATTGCAGGCAAAAAATGGTTTATAGCGAGTAACACTCATTCTATTTTTAATCTTGCCTGACTGTGAACCATCAGATGATGTCGCGGGGTATATTATTGTCTTTGCAACGCTACCCCTTGTCTTCAAACGTCCTCCTGAAAATCACTCTTTTTGCGTGCGAgcgtgtgcgtgagtgagtgcgagTGTGCGTGTGCGCATTTGGGTTACTTTTCTGCATATTCTTAAttgttttattttgcatatcaTACTCCTCATCCGAATTCCTTTATTTCAATTTTGTTCCTTATCTTCTAAAATTTGTATATTAGGTCCTTTACTTAATCGTCTGGTTCTTCCATTGTTTTAAACTCAAATAAAGGTTTTCCTATTATCTCCTGCTTATCCTCTATGTACCGTAAGGTTGCTGCAGCTTTatctcctctgactcctttcaGGGTTATCAACAAAAGGTGATTGATTTTCTTATCGCGTCCCTTGGCGGCGGCGTGAGTCAGAGGTGGAAAATGTAACAAAAGTGTGCTGTGCTAAGTCCTGATCCCTTTCTGCCCCACAAACTTAATATTTTGTTTCCTCTGTGTCTCTTAAATTCTATTTCTTGAGTGTCTTCCCTTTCATTGAAAATTGTGAAattactctttttctttgtttagctTCAATTCATATTTCTCACTGACTTCCTTTAATTAAgagtctcattttttttcttctgggtGCAGTCCCCCAATTGATCTCATCACAGCTACGGTTTATATTTAATATATTGTCCCCTACCGTTGTAGCTACTTATTTAGCTCCATGGTGGTATAGGCTACCTGTACGGATATAGTTGTACAATCACACTATTGCCTGGGGgtcgggatggcatgttcctcccttaattctcctttgttgtgtaccTTTGCAATAATAAACCCTTAATTAATCTTTATAGCccatttaattccttcctttccagttcgttgattatatatatatatatatatatatatatatatatatatatatatatatatatatatatatatatatatatatatatatatatatatatatatatatatatatatatatatatatatatatatatatatatatatatatatatatatatatatatatatatatatatatatatatatatatatatatatatatatatatatatatatatatatatatatatatatatatatatatatatatatatatatatatatatatatatatatatatatagtgattgattgattaattgatatagtttattgttgcaggtatacataaaagaagaagggaggaacctgCCATTCCAACCCCCAGGCAACATTGTAGCTACATGATTATCTGtaggactgattgattgatatgaGCCAGTGCATCCTTGTCGAATtcaatttttttatattgatCTCTGGTGTTACTCCTTTGCCTACTTTGAATGATATTTTGTCGTATGTGCTGGTTAAAATCGTAAGTTTATACGTGAGCTCACTTGTTGTTTTGTCATGTGCGTGCCCTGATTGGCTGGAGGCAGAACGTGCTTGCCATTGGTCGGCGAGGGAGTGCCCTGGCAGCTCATTGGCCGGGAATATGTCCTGTGGAAGGGCTGATCGTCACAAGTCATATGACCCACTCCACTAGACGTCGCACCACCTCGGAATACCAATAAACACACCTCCCTGATGGGGTGTTGCTGCAGCACCGAACAGGAAAACCTCTCTCAGGTCAGCGGCGAGGCGGAGGTCACTAAGCGTGTGTCAGTAAGGGTAGAGGAGGGTTGGCAGCTTGGAATGGCAGGGCAGAAATCATGACTCAACCACGAACCGCATTTCGTTGAGACGCATGA
The DNA window shown above is from Eriocheir sinensis breed Jianghai 21 chromosome 3, ASM2467909v1, whole genome shotgun sequence and carries:
- the LOC127004347 gene encoding uncharacterized protein LOC127004347 isoform X2, whose product is MNFGSVPFLLSIACHTRGAGCLIYHIYRHTRPGCRLSHLSHLPTHNSRVQVVSFVTFTDTQFPSAGCLICHIYRHTRPGCRLSHLSHLPTHKARVQVVSFITFTDTQGPGAGCLICHIYRHTRPGCRLSHLSHLPTHKARVQVVSFITFTDTQGPGAGCLICHIYRHTRPGCRLSHLSHLPTHKARVQVISFITFTDIQGPGAGYLINHIYRHTRGGKLSYFKHFSNSKHTSSLTFIKIKIILGWKISVNVINKICTPRMSVNVISEITCSPCLTSSRAYHPCVNKADGLKQGYETRRHTGRRDIITPVDRRLGKNP
- the LOC127004347 gene encoding uncharacterized protein LOC127004347 isoform X1, with product MNFGSVPFLLSIACHTRGAGCLIYHIYRHTRPGCRLSHLSHLPTHNSRVQVVSFVTFTDTQGPGAGCLIYHIYRHTRPGCRLSHLSHLPTHKARVQVVSFVTFTDTQGPGAGCLIYHIYRHTRPVCKLSHLSHLPTHKARVQVVSFVTFTDIQGPGAGCLIYHIYRHTRPGCRLSHLSHLPTYKARVQVISFITFTDIQGPGAGYLINHIYRHTRGGKLSYFKHFSNSKHTSSLTFIKIKIILGWKISVNVINKICTPRMSVNVISEITCSPCLTSSRAYHPCVNKADGLKQGYETRRHTGRRDIITPVDRRLGKNP